In the Lepidochelys kempii isolate rLepKem1 chromosome 3, rLepKem1.hap2, whole genome shotgun sequence genome, one interval contains:
- the HS3ST5 gene encoding heparan sulfate glucosamine 3-O-sulfotransferase 5 encodes MLFKQQALLRQKLFVLGSLAIGSLLYLVARVGSLDRLQPICPIDDRLRPHGQDEIPLRALQFKRGLLHEFRKGNASKEQIRLHNLVQQLPKAIIIGVRKGGTRALLEMLNLHPAVVKASQEIHFFDNDENYAKGIEWYRKKMPFSYPHQITIEKSPAYFITEEVPERIYKMNSSIKLLIIVREPTTRAISDYTQVLEGKERKNKTYYKFEKLAIDPNTCEVNTKYKAVRTSIYTKHLERWLKYFPIEQFHIVDGDRLITEPLPELQLVEKFLNLPPRISQYNLYFNVTRGFYCLRFNIVFNKCLAGSKGRIHPEVDSSVITKLRKFFHPFNQKFYQITGRTFNWP; translated from the exons ATGCTATTCAAACAGCAGGCGTTGCTGAGACAGAAGCTCTTTGTGCTAGGCAGCCTTGCTATTGGAAGTCTCCTATATCTAGTTGCCAGAGTTGGGAGCTTGGATAG GCTGCAGCCCATTTGTCCCATTGATGATCGACTTCGACCCCATGGCCAAGACGAGATCCCACTCCGAGCTCTGCAGTTCAAGCGTGGGCTGCTACATGAGTTCCGTAAGGGCAACGCCAGTAAGGAGCAAATCCGACTTCACAATTTGGTTCAGCAGCTCCCTAAGGCCATTATAATTGGGGTGAGGAAAGGAGGCACCCGTGCACTGCTTGAGATGCTGAACCTCCATCCTGCAGTGGTCAAAGCTTCTCAAGAAATTCACTTCTTTGATAATGACGAGAACTATGCCAAGGGTATTGAATGGTACAggaaaaaaatgcctttttcttACCCTCATCAAATAACAATTGAGAAAAGCCCTGCATATTTTATCACAGAGGAGGTACCTGAAAGGATTTATAAAATGAACTCATCCATCAAATTACTGATCATTGTCAGGGAACCCACAACAAGAGCTATTTCTGATTACACTCaggtgctggaggggaaggaaagaaagaataaAACCTACTACAAATTTGAGAAGCTGGCTATTGATCCTAATACCTGCGAAGTGAACACTAAGTATAAGGCAGTGAGAACCAGCATCTACACAAAACATCTGGAGAGATGGTTAAAATACTTTCCAATCGAGCAGTTTCATATTGTAGATGGAGATCGGCTCATTACAGAACCACTGCCAGAActccagctggtggagaagttCCTAAATCTTCCTCCAAGGATAAGTCAGTACAATTTATACTTCAATGTCACCAGAGGGTTTTACTGCTTGCGATTTAACATTGTCTTTAACAAGTGCCTGGCGGGTAGCAAGGGACGCATTCATCCAGAGGTGGATTCCTCTGTCATTACCAAATTGCGCAAGTTCTTTCACCCTTTTAATCAAAAATTTTACCAGATCACTGGGAGGACATTTAACTGGCCCTAA